Proteins encoded together in one uncultured Desulfosarcina sp. window:
- the sppA gene encoding signal peptide peptidase SppA, with protein MFTRRHPYLFFLLVSFAIFTVMILGVLGTAAWIGQGAGDFDGEGVGVVEIEGAIADARDTIEQIREFREDDDIKAIVVRIDSPGGAVGPSQEIYREIRKTVITKKVIASMGAVAASGGYYVACATDGIVANPGTITGSIGVIMGYTNFRQLLDKIGMVPVVIKSGPYKDTGSPTREMRDDEREILQAITDGIHQQFVTAIAEGRNMERGKVEAAADGRIFTGEDAKAKGLVDRLGNFQDALAWAGELGGVEGPVVPVYARDKELSVLRYLLSSSVTEWFSKMIHPGLFAEYRYSPNGS; from the coding sequence ATGTTCACTCGACGCCACCCTTACCTTTTTTTTCTGCTGGTTTCCTTTGCCATTTTTACGGTCATGATTCTGGGCGTCTTGGGAACCGCCGCCTGGATCGGCCAGGGTGCTGGCGATTTTGACGGAGAAGGGGTCGGCGTCGTCGAAATCGAGGGCGCCATTGCCGACGCCAGGGACACCATCGAACAGATTCGCGAATTTCGTGAAGACGATGACATCAAGGCCATCGTGGTCCGCATCGATTCTCCGGGCGGTGCCGTCGGTCCTTCCCAGGAGATCTACCGGGAGATCCGCAAGACCGTGATCACCAAAAAGGTGATCGCCTCCATGGGCGCCGTGGCGGCATCCGGCGGATATTACGTGGCGTGTGCAACGGACGGCATTGTGGCCAATCCGGGCACCATCACCGGCAGCATCGGGGTGATCATGGGGTACACCAATTTCCGCCAGCTGCTGGACAAGATCGGCATGGTTCCGGTTGTGATCAAAAGCGGTCCGTACAAGGATACCGGTTCGCCCACGCGGGAGATGCGTGATGATGAACGCGAGATCCTCCAGGCCATCACCGACGGCATTCACCAGCAGTTCGTCACCGCCATTGCCGAGGGCCGAAACATGGAGCGGGGGAAGGTCGAAGCCGCCGCCGACGGGCGCATTTTCACCGGGGAGGACGCCAAAGCAAAAGGCCTGGTCGACCGCCTGGGCAATTTTCAGGATGCGCTGGCCTGGGCCGGTGAACTGGGCGGCGTCGAGGGGCCGGTGGTTCCGGTGTACGCCCGGGACAAGGAACTTTCCGTTTTGCGCTATCTTTTGTCGTCCTCGGTGACCGAATGGTTCTCCAAAATGATACACCCGGGTCTCTTTGCAGAATACCGTTACTCTCCAAATGGGAGCTGA
- a CDS encoding ParA family protein has protein sequence MGMRKIAVAMAKGGVGKTTTAVNLAHGLALAGKRVLLVDCDTQAQTTAFLGVSPPHGLYEFITGRDGNGKTVLKKEAIFPARQNLWVLAGGIQLVELKHWLGEQPRDQRHAVLRHSLTPKNNGLDYLIFDCAPGWDVLSVNILMAVNEVLCPVALQGPAVEGLKTFFGYLLSVQQLNQSLRLKYILPTLFDRRTRQSHTIYNQLRRLFRKQICSPIYHNVRLCEAPGSGQSIFEYDNNATGANDYRKLAERLIDDAIRRQDHPGLF, from the coding sequence ATGGGAATGCGTAAGATCGCCGTGGCAATGGCAAAAGGCGGCGTAGGGAAAACGACGACGGCCGTCAATCTGGCCCATGGGCTGGCCCTGGCCGGTAAACGGGTGCTGCTGGTGGACTGCGACACCCAGGCTCAGACAACCGCTTTTCTCGGCGTCTCTCCGCCCCATGGGCTTTATGAGTTTATCACCGGACGCGACGGCAACGGCAAGACGGTGCTGAAGAAAGAGGCCATTTTTCCGGCCCGCCAGAATCTGTGGGTGCTGGCCGGCGGCATTCAGTTAGTGGAGTTGAAGCACTGGCTGGGCGAGCAGCCCCGGGATCAGCGGCACGCTGTCCTGCGCCACAGCTTGACACCCAAGAACAACGGGCTGGACTACCTGATCTTCGACTGTGCGCCCGGGTGGGACGTGCTCAGCGTGAATATTCTCATGGCGGTCAACGAAGTGCTCTGCCCCGTGGCGCTGCAAGGCCCGGCGGTGGAGGGGTTGAAAACTTTTTTCGGCTACCTGCTTTCGGTGCAGCAGTTGAACCAGTCGCTGCGCCTTAAATACATCCTGCCGACCCTGTTCGACCGCCGTACCCGGCAGAGCCATACCATCTACAACCAGCTTCGCCGGCTATTTCGCAAACAGATCTGCAGCCCCATTTACCACAATGTTCGCCTGTGCGAAGCGCCGGGCAGCGGACAGAGCATTTTCGAATACGACAACAATGCGACGGGGGCCAACGATTACCGTAAATTGGCAGAAAGATTGATCGATGACGCCATCAGACGACAAGACCATCCCGGACTTTTTTGA